Part of the Aquila chrysaetos chrysaetos unplaced genomic scaffold, bAquChr1.4, whole genome shotgun sequence genome, aggGGACACCCATTTCCTCTTGGGGATGCCCACCCTGACAactccccctgccacccccagaccgaccccccccccccccaaaccaaccaaaatcccccaaaccccagtcacccctcccccccccccggtgcccaTTTTGGGGCCATTTCCTCTATTTTAGGGTCTGTGTCCCTCCATTTTGCCAAATTTTGCCAAATTTTACCCATTTGTCATTATAATAAAACCCCTCCCCActctgggaggggaaggaaccCCTTAAATATTCTAACCCAGCTCTTTTTTGTgcttatttcttaattttttttaggctttttcaTCTTGGGGGGCCTGTGCGTTTCCTACGGGGTGGGCTCCTACCTGGTGAACCTGGCGCTGCTGCGGCAGCCCATGATGCTGCCGGCACCCACCACTGCCACCAATGCCACTGCCatgctgctggccctgctctggCTCTGTGCCCTCTCCCTCTACATCGGGCGTTTAGAGGTGGAGATCATCCCCGAGGAGCCCCCCAAAAAGTgaccccggggtgggggggggagagagagagatgataACAGGGATCCCCCTCAGTGATGGGGTGGGAAAATACCCCCTGGGGGATTGGAAACTGCCTTGGGGGGGGTAAAAACCAATGCAGGGGGGTTAAATCTACACTAGGGGGGATTAAACCCCCCCCAGTGGGGATTAACACCCCCACCAGTGGGGATTAAACTGCACCCCAGGAGGATTAAAAGCCCTTTGGGAGGATTAAGCCTCTCTCCCCAGGAGGATTAAATTATttaatccccccccccgggaggaTTAACACCCCACCCAGGAGGATTaaaagcccccccccgggggatTAACCCCCCCAGAAGGATTAAAACTGCCCCTGGGAAGATTAACCCCACCCCAGGGGGATCAAAAACACCCGGAGGGTTGGATTAAAATCCAATTAAAGCCCCCCCCAGGTGCTGTTTTTGTGCAAAACCCCCCAGTTTTGGCTGCTTTATATTTATTCACTCACCCCCAgcgcgggggggtgggggggtctgCACCCTCCTGGGGCGTTTGCTGCACCCACCATGTTTGCATGCTCATTCCTGCTGCGAAAAATGGGGGTTTTGAGCAAAACTCACCTCCGTGTGGCTCTGCTCTGGGGGTTTTACTAAAAAATTAGTGTTTATTTGGGTGCCATGCCAGAAACGGGCGTTTTTGGCCTCGGTTTCTGCAGCCCCCGTGGTTGGCGCGGGGCAACGGTGTGGAGGAGGCTggctgggaaataaaaatgtggaaaaagccTCAATTTGTCACCAATTCATTtgcaggaagagggaagaaaaaaaaacagtttgcagCCAATTTGCCCAAATTCGTGCTGATTAACCTGAAACTTGGGTTTCCCCACTTTGCAAAGCTCAGTTTGCAACTGGTTCCCAGGGTGCAAAACCCAGTTTGCAATGCCCAGTTCCCAGTTTGTTACCTGTTTCCAGTTTCCAACTGGTTCGCAGTCCACCAAGCCCAGTTTGCGActgttttccctgctttgcaAAGCCCAGTTTGCTACTGGTTTCCAGTTCGCAGTGCCCAGTTCACCGCCCATTCCCAGTTTGCTGCTGCTCATTCCCAGTTCACCACTGGTTCCCTGTTCCCAGTTTACAACTCCTTTCCAGTTtacaacacccccccccaaaaaaaaaaaaaaaaaccaaaccactgcaGTGACTccaaaattattcttattttttttcttgtcttctttttttttctctttcgATTCAGCAGGAAAAGGGCCCAGCCGGACCCCCCCGagcattaaacattttttttaatttttatttttcatgcactAATCACGTTGGCCCTGGAAAATGTCACAAATTGTTAAAAACGTCTTTAAAAGAAGCGGAAAAAGGCAACCTCTATCACCAAAAACTACAGGGCGGGAGGTTTGTTAGACcctaaaaatacaaagaaagaacCATTAGCACCGATGTCACTCCTGCTGACCCCTTCGCTGGCGGAAAACCCTCCCAAAAAGACCCAAAAATTcaatttattatcttttttttttttggtggaggactcacttaaaaaatgaattttgatttttgggggtgttttttgtttgttttttaatttacagcGGGGGGAACCCCACCcaccagatttttttattatttaaataatttacgTCCTGCTTTAAAAACGACTTTTTTCCGATACGATGTTCCTATCGTGTGATGgggttgccccccccccccaaaaaaagggggggtttCAAACCTAATGGGAAAAACCTAAATCCCCAAAATTGGGAGTTCTGTCCCAAAACTGCACCGGGATGAGGAGGACGACAAGatgcagtggtggtggtggggaaatgATTAAAACGTAGTGTTTTGCcccattgggggggggggggaggggaagaagcagcGATGCATCTGTCTTCCAGTTTGAATTTTGCccaattttgccttttttccctcgGCCCTTTGCCAGCACCCCCACCGCCAACACCCCCAAAGGCCCCCTCTGGCCATGCCAAAAGGCACCAAAACCCcaatttttaacagcaaaaaaaccttccCTGTGGCgagaagtggggtttttttgtttgtttgtttcttttttcatactttttggggttt contains:
- the LOC121233132 gene encoding transmembrane protein 160-like, with amino-acid sequence GLGAGQVGPGGIPSPCPADPPPLPLPPGLLSWFCNGLLATGIISYVQSDTGHDAAYGGDGFFILGGLCVSYGVGSYLVNLALLRQPMMLPAPTTATNATAMLLALLWLCALSLYIGRLEVEIIPEEPPKK